A DNA window from Setaria viridis chromosome 2, Setaria_viridis_v4.0, whole genome shotgun sequence contains the following coding sequences:
- the LOC140221830 gene encoding disease resistance protein RGA2-like: protein MEMERIINFLLQGARDQGTENLGVLPIVGPANIGKSTLIEHACIDERACNHFSQIVLLGGGDLIGKDMEALADGAGVIKHKNRAESGGGRVLIIVELDRDISEDFWRRFSSAVKNRFASGSKIIVTSQSDKIVRSGTTLPLRLQFLTQEAYWYFFKVRTFGNVDTVMEHPVDFAQELSISLA, encoded by the coding sequence ATGGAGATGGAACGCATCATCAACTTCCTGCTTCAAGGTGCACGGGATCAGGGCACCGAGAATTTGGGTGTCCTGCCTATCGTTGGCCCGGCAAATATTGGGAAGAGCACCCTGATCGAGCATGCCTGCATCGATGAGAGGGCGTGTAATCACTTCTCGCAGATTGTGCTTCTTGGTGGAGGTGATCTTATTGGCAAAGACATGGAAGCCCTTGCTGATGGTGCCGGTGTGATCAAGCATAAGAACCGAGCTGAGTCAGGTGGAGGCAGGGTGCTGATCATTGTAGAGCTGGACAGGGATATCAGTGAGGATTTCTGGCGAAGGTTTTCCTCAGCTGTTAAAAATCGTTTCGCATCTGGCAGTAAAATCATTGTCACAAGTCAATCCGACAAGATTGTGAGATCCGGAACCACACTACCTCTAAGGTTGCAGTTCTTGACCCAAGAGGCCTACTGGTACTTCTTCAAGGTGCGAACCTTTGGAAATGTGGACACGGTCATGGAGCACCCTGTTGACTTCGCCCAGGaactctctatctctctcgCATGA